The Muribaculum intestinale genome includes the window CTGTAAACCGCCATAGGTTCCATTGTTCGTCGGCGCTCTGCTGTATAAGCAGGTCGATGTCGCGCCGCACAAGCGGGAGTTTAAGGTCGAAAGCGCATGAGCGAATGAGCTCCCGAAGTCCGTCACGGTCTGTTTCATGTATGTCTGTCATTGTCATTCAGTGTATTGGTTGTTTTTTGGGGGGGTATTCAGTCTGCCTGCGATGCGCGGGTATATTCCATAAATGATGAAAGCATGTCAAGGGTATGGCTTGCCGAACTTTCTATTTCAGCCTGTTGCGGGTCGGGAACGTTCGTTGCCGCGATATCGGCGGTTGACTGCATATGTCCTTCCGCCGAGATCATCTGAGCCTGTATCTGTTCAGATGAGAGGCGCTGGAGCCCGCGGGACGAAAGACTTGTGGCGGCACGGACGATGTCAGTGTATGCCAGATTGTTGTCGCGGGTGAACACAAGCAGTTCTATGAAGCTTCGCGGAGACTCGCGGAAGTGTTCGCGGTAAAGCGCCGCCACCGACGGATGTACCTGTTGCAGAGCCACAGACCGCCCCAGAGCGGCCGGTTTGCGCAGGAATGTACCCAGATAATGCATCAGGTCGATGACCCAGTCGCCGGAGCGTCGGCTTCGGGCATGATTGGCCACCTTGTCGCGTCCGTAAAGCACCACGATGCGCTCGGAATACAGCTTTACCGCCACCTGCGAGCCCACCAGACGGTCGGGCACAGAGTAGTGCACTCCGTCAACGGTTATCGTTGAATACTTTCCGACGCGGTACAGCCGCTGCTCGAAGCAGCCGATGTCACCGTGGTCCAACGGACGTAGCGCCGCCAGATCGGCCTGTATGCGCAGGCGTTTTTCTTCCGCCGACATGTTGGACGCCTCTGTGTTGAGCCTGTCGCAGACTGCCGCCAGATGCGTCTGCGCGGCATCCAGGGAGTCAAACCGGACCTCGAACGAGAATGCACGACGCCGGATATATTCCACCGAACGTTCCACCTTGCCTTTTTCCCATCCCGAGCGAGGGTTGCAGAAATGGGGTGTGAAACAGTAGTGTACCTCCATGCGCAGCAGCGCATCCGTGTGCTCGCGGTCGCGCCCGAGGAACTTCTTTACGGCGGTACGCATGTTGTCATAGGCCATCACGCGCGGGGTGCCCCCCAACTCCCGGAAGCAGTTGCGGTGGGCTTCCATAATAGCCAGGGTATCTTCGCGCGAAAACAGATATGCCTTGCGCATATTGCTGTGGTCGAGGGTGAATACCGCCATGTGAAGGCGAGTCCTGACTCCACCGATCCACAGGGTAAGCACGCCCCAGTCGAACTCGCAACGGAATCCAGGCTCATAGTCCTGACGGATATATGCCTTTGCAGGCTTTTCTTGCGACTTCGGCGCTGCCTCCAGCGCACGGACATACTGACATACTGTGGAATAGGCGATACGCACGCCATCGTCCTGAAGACGTCGCCACATATCGAGCTTGCGCATCTGCTGCTTGTGCAATCCGGCAGCGACGTTCTCCCGGTTGCGGGCGATAAAACCATCGATGCGACGGCGGACATCATCGGTCACAACACGCCTGACGCGTCCGCTGCTGTCATACTTCGGCCTGGTCAGCAGATAATCGTCAACCTCCCGCTCTGTCGGTGACGGGCCGGCCTCTCTCTCGAACTCGCGCAGATACTTGCGCACGGTCTTGCGGCTCATGCCGTTGCGGCGCGCTATCTCGCGGATGCTCATCCCCTCGCGGCGATGAGACAGAATAATGGATGTTTTTTCCTCCATGTGTAGCATTTTGTGGAATCGTTGATGTCGTTCTTTCTAATCAACGATATCCGGTTGAACTTACCCATGGGGTGGGTCCCTTTTCAATTGCTCTACCTGGGTCCCTTTTCAAATGTTAGATGCACCATATGAAATTGCCGAGAGTACCGGTCTTCTGCTGGAAGGCGGCAAGCGAACACATTTCAGACTCTCTGATCTCCATCTCTCTTGTGTCGCCATACTCATTTATGAGCTTGAAGAGGCGAGTGCCGTTGTTGTCATCGCTGATGTGGAACAACGGCTCCATGATGAAATTGGAGATTATCACCGGATCTTCCTCTTCGCTCCCTATTGTATAGTAGCAGTTGTTACGGATGAAGAGCCCGGCTTTACGGAGGTCTTCGATTTTCTGTTGCCTCTCATCAGTGGGAGCATCTGATTCCTTATTCCGTTGGGCAATGCCACGGGCCATTGTGACGGCATCGCGCCACATCTTCACTTTACCGTGTATCTTAGAGAGCTGCTCGATTATCTGGGACTGAGTAAGGGAATCCTTCACATAACGCAGCAGGTCGGCTATCTCCGACACTGCGTTCCGTTCCTTCTGAATTGAGTCAGCCTCGAAGAAACGCTTCTCGGCCAGCCATACGATGAAATACTTTTCCGACAATGAGGTGAAATCAACAGCGGTTTTCAGATAACTGTCGGCATCATTCTTGCCGGGCTTTATTTTCACGGCATCATCCGGCACACCGTCGGGATATAACTCCTTCAATTCCTCATCCGTAAGTTCAACTTCCGCGAAAGGAATCTCTCTTACTGTGACATCAAACCCTTTGCGTATGGCCTCGGCTCCGTTCTTTATCACGGCGATAAAGCCTGGGCCGAACAACTCTCCCTCCTTTACATCGGAATCAGGTACAAAGGTGATTGCCTGATAGTATTTCTTCAGTTGCTCGAACTGGTGGTCGGTCCATGATGTTCCCAGTGTCGCCACGGTGTTATCATATCCGAGTATATTAAAGCGCATGACATCCGGCGCGCCCTCGACGATAATGACATTGGCGGCATCCCTCACTCTGGAAGCCCTGTCGATTCCAAAGATTGTATCCCCTTTGGTGTAGATCTCCGAATTGTCGGAATTGATATATTTTGCGGCCTTGTCATTGGTGCCGATATATCGACCGGTGAAAGCGATGACTCGCCCCCAGCGGTTGCGTATAGGAATGATAACACGTTCACGGAATGCGGTATAAATCTTTTCCTTGTCCTCCTTGTCCCGTTTCAGCAGACCGAGTTCAATCAGTAAATCCGTATCTACCGCCTTTCTTTTGCAGTATTCCATGAATGCACGGCCATCCTTCGGAGCATATCCCACTCCAAATGTAGAGCAAAACTCCTCTGGCCAGCGACCATAGGCGTATGCCTGGGCTGCATCTAACATTTGAAAAGGGACCCAGGTAGAGCAATTGAAAAGGGACCCACCCCATGGGTAAGTTCAACCGGATATCGTTGATTAGAAAGAACGACATCAACGATTCCACAAAATGCTACACATGGAGGAAAAAACATCCATTATTCTGTCTCATCGCCGCGAGGGGATGAGCATCCGCGAGATAGCGCGCCGCAACGGCATGAGCCGCAAGACCGTGCGCAAGTATCTGCGCGAGTTCGAGAGAGAGGCCGGCCCGTCACCGACAGAGCGGGAGGTTGACGATTATCTGCTGACCAGGCCGAAGTATGACAGCAGCGGACGCGTCAGGCGTGTTGTGACCGATGATGTCCGCCGTCGCATCGATGGTTTTATCGCCCGCAACCGGGAGAACGTCGCTGCCGGATTGCACAAGCAGCAGATGCGCAAGCTCGATATGTGGCGACGTCTTCAGGACGATGGCGTGCGTATCGCCTATTCCACAGTATGTCAGTATGTCCGTGCGCTGGAGGCAGCGCCGAAGTCGCAAGAAAAGCCTGCAAAGGCATATATCCGTCAGGACTATGAGCCTGGATTCCGTTGCGAGTTCGACTGGGGCGTGCTTACCCTGTGGATCGGTGGAGTCAGGACTCGCCTTCACATGGCGGTATTCACCCTCGACCACAGCAATATGCGCAAGGCATATCTGTTTTCGCGCGAAGATACCCTGGCTCTTATGGAAGCCCACCGCAACTGCTTCCGGGAGTTGGGGGGCACCCCGCGCGTGATGGCCTATGACAACATGCGTACCGCCGTAAAGAAGTTCCTCGGGCGCGACCGCGAGCACACGGATGCGCTGCTGCGCATGGAGGTACACTACTGTTTCACACCCCATTTCTGCAACCCTCGCTCGGGATGGGAAAAAGGCAAGGTGGAACGTTCGGTGGAATATATCCGGCGTCGTGCATTCTCGTTCGAGGTCCGGTTTGACTCCCTGGATGCCGCGCAGACGCATCTGGCGGCAGTCTGCGACAGGCTCAACACAGAGGCGTCCAACATGTCGGCGGAAGAAAAACGCCTGCGCATACAGGCCGATCTGGCGGCGCTACGTCCGTTGGACCACGGTGACATCGGCTGCTTCGAGCAGCGGCTGTACCGCGTCGGAAAGTATTCAACGATAACCGTTGACGGAGTGCACTACTCTGTGCCCGACCGTCTGGTGGGCTCGCAGGTGGCGGTAAAGCTGTATTCCGAGCGCATCGTGGTGCTTTACGGACGCGACAAGGTGGCCAATCATGCCCGAAGCCGACGCTCCGGCGACTGGGTCATCGACCTGATGCATTATCTGGGTACATTCCTGCGCAAACCGGCCGCTCTGGGGCGGTCTGTGGCTCTGCAACAGGTACATCCGTCGGTGGCGGCGCTTTACCGCGAACACTTCCGCGAGTCTCCGCGAAGCTTCATAGAACTGCTTGTGTTCACCCGCGACAACAATCTGGCATACACTGACATCGTCCGTGCCGCCACAAGTCTTTCGTCCCGCGGGCTCCAGCGCCTCTCATCTGAACAGATACAGGCTCAGATGATCTCGGCGGAAGGACATATGCAGTCAACCGCCGATATCGCGGCAACGAACGTTCCCGACCCGCAACAGGCTGAAATAGAAAGTTCGGCAAGCCATACCCTTGACATGCTTTCATCATTTATGGAATATACCCGCGCATCGCAGGCAGACT containing:
- the istA gene encoding IS21 family transposase; this translates as MLHMEEKTSIILSHRREGMSIREIARRNGMSRKTVRKYLREFEREAGPSPTEREVDDYLLTRPKYDSSGRVRRVVTDDVRRRIDGFIARNRENVAAGLHKQQMRKLDMWRRLQDDGVRIAYSTVCQYVRALEAAPKSQEKPAKAYIRQDYEPGFRCEFDWGVLTLWIGGVRTRLHMAVFTLDHSNMRKAYLFSREDTLAIMEAHRNCFRELGGTPRVMAYDNMRTAVKKFLGRDREHTDALLRMEVHYCFTPHFCNPRSGWEKGKVERSVEYIRRRAFSFEVRFDSLDAAQTHLAAVCDRLNTEASNMSAEEKRLRIQADLAALRPLDHGDIGCFEQRLYRVGKYSTITVDGVHYSVPDRLVGSQVAVKLYSERIVVLYGRDKVANHARSRRSGDWVIDLMHYLGTFLRKPAALGRSVALQQVHPSVAALYREHFRESPRSFIELLVFTRDNNLAYTDIVRAATSLSSRGLQRLSSEQIQAQMISAEGHMQSTADIAATNVPDPQQAEIESSASHTLDMLSSFMEYTRASQAD
- the istA gene encoding IS21 family transposase; translation: MLHMEEKTSIILSHRREGMSIREIARRNGMSRKTVRKYLREFEREAGPSPTEREVDDYLLTRPKYDSSGRVRRVVTDDVRRRIDGFIARNRENVAAGLHKQQMRKLDMWRRLQDDGVRIAYSTVCQYVRALEAAPKSQEKPAKAYIRQDYEPGFRCEFDWGVLTLWIGGVRTRLHMAVFTLDHSNMRKAYLFSREDTLALMEAHRNCFRELGGTPRVMAYDNMRTAVKKFLGRDREHTDALLRMEVHYCFTPHFCNPRSGWEKGKVERSVEYIRRRAFSFEVRFDSLDAAQTHLAAVCDRLNTEASNMSAEEKRLRIQADLAALRPLDHGDIGCFEQRLYRVGKYSTITVDGVHYSVPDRLVGSQVAVKLYSERIVVLYGRDKVANHARSRRSGDWVIDLMHYLGTFLRKPAALGRSVALQQVHPSVAALYREHFRESPRSFIELLVFTRDNNLAYTDIVRAATSLSSRGLQRLSSEQIQAQMISAEGHMQSTADIAATNVPDPQQAEIESSASHTLDMLSSFMEYTRASQAD